Sequence from the Flavobacterium sp. TR2 genome:
AACTCCAGTCCTTTCGTAAAGTACCTTCAAGAAAAGCCATTCCCTTCCACGATCCGGCAAGTCTTCCATAAAAACTGTTTACCTGTCTTTTATAAACAGAAGAATTCACAACAGCATTAGTAACAGAAGCCTTTAAAGAATAGAACCCAGGAACAGAAAGTCCTCCCTGGCTTCTGGCCTCAATACCTTCGTCCTGTGTATAATAAATAGTTCCTCCAAAAAGACCGTCAATATCAAAATCATTGATCTTTTTATTTCCATTTAAGATAAAATCAGTATTAGAACTATAACCACTTCCTAGGCCTTCATTATAAGATCCTTTTAGAGATTCACCCCAAATCTCAGTCCCGTTAAGAATAACTGTAGAGACACCGGCACCAACCAGAGACCCTTTTGAAACCCTAACTGTCTGTTTGTTATTATAGGTATCAAAACCAGTTCTGACAGTAGCATTAAGCCAGGGCGCTATTTCATAACTTGCCGAAACAAAACCGTTAAAAACATTGCGGTCTAAACTGTGTAATCTTTCAAATCTGTCAAAATAAGGATTATTATTTGTACCGGTATAACTGTTATTTTGCGACTCATTTTTTACAAGCCAGTAATCTTTATATTTTCGTATGTCGTAATCCGGAGATGACCAAACCAGAATATTATACATTGGATCATAGCCTTTATAACCATTAAATCCAATATTTGGCGAACTTTGCTTATTTATCGATATTGAAGATGATAATTTGAATTTATCTACACTAATATCTCCACCTAATGCATAAGTATATTTATCATATTGAGAATTTGGATATTGCCCTTTATTGCTAACCCAGGTTGCAGATGATCTAAGATTCCCGAATTCTCCTTGCTGTGTTACACTTAAGTTATTATTTAAAATGTAACCCTGATCCAGAAAGTTTTTAAAATTATCCTTTCCTACTGGTAAATAAGGCATCGATTTATACGATTTACTAACCGGATCCCACTGAACAACTTCTTGTCCTTCCATTGGTACTCCCCAAGAGCCTGTTCCCTTATACATATTGGTAGTAGCATCTATCTGTCTTCCAAAAGTCGTTTGGGTTTCGGGAATTGCCAGATAACCCGCTGTAAACATCGTACTGCTGTTTAACGATACCGTAAGGCCTTTTTTAGAACTTCCTTTTTTGGTTGTTACAACAATAGCACCGCTGGCGCCACGATAGCCATATAAGGCTGATGCAGTTGCTCCTTTGAGTACGCTTAAAGATTCTATATCATCAGCAGGAATGTCCCTGAGAGTCATGTTTCCATAAGGTACTCCATCAATAACTAATAAGGCACTTTCGCCTCGAATTTCAACAGTAGGGGATTCTGCAAATTCAGTACTGTTTTTTACAAGTAAACCTGATACTTTACCAGTTAATGACGTTGCAACATCTACACCTTTTACCGTTTGTACTGAAGAGCCATCGACTTTTTGTACAGCATATCCAAGAGCCTTTTCTTCTCGTTTAATTCCTAAGGCAGTAATTACTAACTCGTTTAGTGCTTCAGCTTCCTCTTCAAGGGTAATATTGATTGTCCTATCTTTTTCAACTTTTTGTTTAACGGTCTTAAATCCCATATAAACAAAAACTAGTATTTCTCCTTCTCCGGCCTCAATACTGTATTTTCCGTCTAAATCCGTTTGCACCCCTACTGATGTTCCTTCAATCAGAATTGTAGCTCCGGGAATTGGTTTACCTAAATTATCCGTAACTGTACCTGAGATTTTTATTTGCTTTGCGACATTTACTGCCTTTTTACCTTTAGCAGGATTATTCATTTTAAAAGTAATCAAACCATCATTTATCTGATAAGCAACTTTAAATTTAACAGCAGCTTCCTTAAGTAATGCTGCTATTGTTTGTGTTCCTGAACTAAAAGGAACTTGAGTTTTAAGTTTTGCAACCTCATCAGAATAAAGAAGTGAAAAATCAGTTTGACTTTCAATAGCTTTAAATAAAGCTTTGAGTTCATAAACATTTTTTGAAACTGATACTGGAGTAGATTCTGTGCTTTGCGAGGTAAATGCTGACGCAAATGTCACTTGTGTCCATAACGTAACCAAAAAAAAGAAAAGTATATTCTTTTTATTATTGTTTTTATTTGTTACAAGATACATAATTTGAATATATTTGTTTTATGTTAATTATTTGCAATTAATGTGACCCGATGATTGGTGGCCGCCATGTTCGGGTTTTTTTTATATTTTTTGAGTAGTTTTTCAGTTTTGCATAGGCGCTAGTTTTTACAGGGTTTTAGTTTAATTTTTATGGTGTCATTTTTAATTGTGCTATATTCCATATCATTAATGAAACGAATACTGCTTAAGATTTTTTCGATGTCATTGCCTGAGAAATTTCCACTAATAGTATTGCATTGATAAGGTTTTGAATCCAGTTTCAGTACCACATTGTATTTTCTCTGTAGTGTTAGCAATACCTGATCTATCTGAGCGTGATCAAAAAAGATTCTTCCCTCTCTCCATGCCAGGTAATTTGATGATTCGATATTATTAGATCTTATAAAAGCCCCTGAAACATCATCATAACTCACTCTCTGATTTTTAGTGATAATTTCGGATTTAGATGAATGCTGATCTGTAACTTTTACCTTTCCGGAAACAACCGTTACTGACGCAAGACCTTTTTCATAATTGGTTACAATAAATCTGGTTCCCAGAACCTGCGTTTTAAAATGAGCTGAAGAAATTATAAATGGATGTTTTTCTTTGTGTACAACTTCAAAATAAGCTTCTCCTTTTAAAGTAATTTCTCTGGAATCTTCTCCAAAGTGTTCCGGATAAACTATACTGCTTCCTGAGTTTAAATAAACCACTGAGGAATCAGGTAATCGTACATTTTTTTGCTCACCAAATTGTGCAGCAACAGTAATAAAATGATTCGTTTTAAAAATAGAATTAAAAGTAAACAGCAACGTTCCTAAAAGTATAACAGCCGCAACAGATGCCGAAATTCTATAATAATAGGTTTTCTTTTTTCTTTCTAAACGTTCTTCTATTTTAAGCAAAATACGATCTCCCAAAACATTATCAATATTCTGTTCTGTAATACCGTTATATTGAATTTTGTTAAAATAAGTATCTATTATTTTTTTTTCCTTTTCAGAAGATTTCTCTTCACTGTATCTTTTAAAAAGATGCTTGTACTGTTTTTGCATATGACTATTTAATAAGGTCTTTATTATATAGTACACGAAAAGCAGGCAGCACCTATAAAATTTTTAAAGGATTACAATTTGTTAACATTCTTAACAAAAAGCTTGAAAAGAACTCTAGCTAAGAACAAAAAATAAGGATGGCCAATAATTTAATGAAGTAATCATTTTCTGTCTTTAACATTTTTAAAGCCTTATTAATTTGATTTTCAACTGTACTTACTGATATCTTTTTATATTCAGCAATATCTTTAATGCTCAGCTTTTCATAAAATCTAAGATTAAAGATATCAAGGCACTTAGGAGGTAAAATTTCATGTGCCTTTTGTCTGACTTGCTCAACGATCTGCTCTTTTGGAAATTCAAAAAATTCTTCCTCATCTATCAATTGTATAGATTCTTCTAAAACTTGTAATTCAAAAACTGTTAGTTTCTTATATCTAAGCCTTTTAGCGCATTGGTTTCGAACTGCCTGAAACAAATATGCTGTATAATTTTGAATATCAGTATCATTCATTCGTACCCAAAAGTCAATAAATATTTCCTGAATAATATCTTCTGTTGATTCTTTATCACGCAAAATATTAAAAGCAAAAGAATAAAGGGCTTTCCAGTTCTGCTGGTAAACTTTATTGAAAACAGGTTTTTTGTCTAAAAAAGTATTGTATTCTGCGTTCACTACATTAGTTTTAGTTTACTGCAAAACTATATGGCCCTTACCTAACTTTACTATTTATCAATATGATATTTTTATTAAATTTTTAATTAATCAGAAAACAGGCTTGATAACTTAAAAATGATCTTGATAAAGAGGTAAAATGTTATAATAATAAGTTCTATAGAATCTGTAAGCATAAAATATAAGCCTTTAAGTAATTTTAAAATTAAACTATTAATTTACAGAATGATATAAACATAGTTATCCATTATCTAACCTCCTGAATCTTTCTAGGCATATGGATTTTAATCTTTGAGAATGACTTTTTTGTTAAATACTTTTATGACTGCACTTTATTGTATTAAAGATGCTGGACACTCAGATTTGGATCACAAAATTGAATTAATTCCATTCGATAAGTTAGAGTCATTTTAAAAAAAATATTTATATTAAGAAATCTTAAGTTTTTAAAAAGTATAAATGAAGTACTGTTAAAGGAACTACAATTAAAACTAAATGAAAAGACAATTAAATAATTTACGCTCATGAATTTTTACATCAATCCCCAACGGAACATCCAAACCAAATTCATAAAGCCAATGGAAGAAAGACACTAAATATAGTAAGCTAATCTCTTCAAACCTCCATAAATTTTGTTGAAATTTATCCCGTTCCTGTCACCACACTGCCAAAAGGCGCCAATTGAAGACAATTGACGCCTTTTTTATTATACTTTATAAATTTATTAGTCTAAAGAGCCGCACTATGCTATATTTTATTGCATCAGTATTAAAAGGTGCGTATTTAGTAGTTCTGAAAGATACGTTCCAATGTTTAGATTCTTCATTTATTCTTTGCCGAAAGTACTAATAGCTTTAAGAGAATTGCAGCGTATGATATTAAAAAAAGTGATAATTTACAAAAAATACAACAATTGGCTTCGAATATGCATTTTTCAAAAGATAAAATAGGACCTTTAGGCGGCCCTTAGCCCTGATAACAGTGAAAATCTTTTTGTGCCAGTGTTCTGCGCAAAAGATTGGAACATAAAGCGGTAAGAGCTCCAAATAATAATAATAATAATAATAATAATAATAATAATAATAATAATAATAATAATAATAATAATAATAATAATAATAATAATAATAATAATAATAATAATAATAAACCTAAAAAATAATATTATCTACAATTGACGATGCTCACCACTCCAAAATAAATTCCGCCAACAACTCTTAACGCCTGATTAACTCAATACTCGATTACTCAAGCCCTGCAGAACGCTCCCGGCTTTTGTACAATCAAAAATAGAAAAACTTTATTTTTTCGACAGCAAAACAAAGATCCCTAAATGTCCGAAAATAGCTATTGCGTGCATTTAAATCGGCATAAGCGCAATGTTGAATCCTAGCATAAACCACAATCACAGCCCTTATCTTCATTATTTCTTCAATATCCCGATAACTTAAAGTAAACCTAACTTTAAAATATACTGCCAGCAGAATAATTGACTGAGGATAACAATGAACTTCGGTATTCATTTTTCGCTAGGTTTAAAATTATAAAGATAAAGTTATCCTAATGCGACAGAACCATTTTTTTCGATTTAAGACATTGTAAAATAAAAAAACAGCGCGAACGGCTGTTTTAATTTTTATGCGATATTACTATAAATCTATGATTTTCTTTAAATGTTAGATAGAATAATTAACCATCAATACATCTGGTATATTATCATAATACATTTTCTTGAGATTAAAATTTTTAGATACTTAAACTTCTTCCACTATCAATAATTT
This genomic interval carries:
- a CDS encoding SusC/RagA family TonB-linked outer membrane protein, with product MYLVTNKNNNKKNILFFFLVTLWTQVTFASAFTSQSTESTPVSVSKNVYELKALFKAIESQTDFSLLYSDEVAKLKTQVPFSSGTQTIAALLKEAAVKFKVAYQINDGLITFKMNNPAKGKKAVNVAKQIKISGTVTDNLGKPIPGATILIEGTSVGVQTDLDGKYSIEAGEGEILVFVYMGFKTVKQKVEKDRTINITLEEEAEALNELVITALGIKREEKALGYAVQKVDGSSVQTVKGVDVATSLTGKVSGLLVKNSTEFAESPTVEIRGESALLVIDGVPYGNMTLRDIPADDIESLSVLKGATASALYGYRGASGAIVVTTKKGSSKKGLTVSLNSSTMFTAGYLAIPETQTTFGRQIDATTNMYKGTGSWGVPMEGQEVVQWDPVSKSYKSMPYLPVGKDNFKNFLDQGYILNNNLSVTQQGEFGNLRSSATWVSNKGQYPNSQYDKYTYALGGDISVDKFKLSSSISINKQSSPNIGFNGYKGYDPMYNILVWSSPDYDIRKYKDYWLVKNESQNNSYTGTNNNPYFDRFERLHSLDRNVFNGFVSASYEIAPWLNATVRTGFDTYNNKQTVRVSKGSLVGAGVSTVILNGTEIWGESLKGSYNEGLGSGYSSNTDFILNGNKKINDFDIDGLFGGTIYYTQDEGIEARSQGGLSVPGFYSLKASVTNAVVNSSVYKRQVNSFYGRLAGSWKGMAFLEGTLRKDWSSTLPESTRSYLYPSVSGSFLVSEVLPKFDWLTLWKLRGSWTSSKTPAGVYDINSVYNITTNSWGGLNSASYPDVIRGNEVRPESASTWEMGTAANLFKKRLSFDFTYYSKRMYDFLTATNVSSASGFSSNYINIDQEITRRGVELTLNFTPIKTSDWQWDVMANWSKYARYYTKLDKEFSADRPWVKVGNRVDAFVLNDFQKSVNGAVIYENGLPVYSPYESVYGYGDPDWIWGLTSSLCYKNFTLNISVDGRVGGLAQTTTEMYMWQSGNHPDSVNDIRYKDITTGTSNYVGDGVKVISGAVTYNAYGNITSDTRQYASNDVPVTYENYVKRIHKGTAWGGNSSPADTYSTTFLKLREVSLTYSVPKSVYSFIKAKNATVSAIGQNLFLWAKDFKYSDPDGGVDNFSDPSQRFVGCNIKLEF
- a CDS encoding FecR family protein, with product MQKQYKHLFKRYSEEKSSEKEKKIIDTYFNKIQYNGITEQNIDNVLGDRILLKIEERLERKKKTYYYRISASVAAVILLGTLLFTFNSIFKTNHFITVAAQFGEQKNVRLPDSSVVYLNSGSSIVYPEHFGEDSREITLKGEAYFEVVHKEKHPFIISSAHFKTQVLGTRFIVTNYEKGLASVTVVSGKVKVTDQHSSKSEIITKNQRVSYDDVSGAFIRSNNIESSNYLAWREGRIFFDHAQIDQVLLTLQRKYNVVLKLDSKPYQCNTISGNFSGNDIEKILSSIRFINDMEYSTIKNDTIKIKLKPCKN
- a CDS encoding RNA polymerase sigma factor; translated protein: MNAEYNTFLDKKPVFNKVYQQNWKALYSFAFNILRDKESTEDIIQEIFIDFWVRMNDTDIQNYTAYLFQAVRNQCAKRLRYKKLTVFELQVLEESIQLIDEEEFFEFPKEQIVEQVRQKAHEILPPKCLDIFNLRFYEKLSIKDIAEYKKISVSTVENQINKALKMLKTENDYFIKLLAILIFCS